A genome region from Halarchaeum grantii includes the following:
- a CDS encoding aldo/keto reductase, whose amino-acid sequence MEYTTLGSTGMSVSEICLGCMSFGSGSDWMLAEDEADEIIERAIDLGINFFDTANTYSNGESEEILGNALAGYDRDEQVVATKVRFPAMADPHPNATGLSRKTIEQELENSLERLGMETVDLYQIHRWDPETSIEETLKALDDAVRRGDVRYLGASSMWAHQFADALHTSDALDLESFVSMQNHYNVVYREEEREMNPLCESAGVGLIPWGPLAQGYLARPHEDIHATTRGDPEQKHNPNPDYSSAGGEEINERVEELAAEKGLTMAQVSLAWLLHKDTVDAPIVGTTSVEHLEQAVEATDVDLSDSEMAYLEEPYEPVPVFGH is encoded by the coding sequence ATGGAGTACACGACACTCGGCTCCACCGGGATGAGCGTCAGCGAGATCTGTCTGGGCTGTATGAGCTTCGGGAGCGGGAGCGACTGGATGCTCGCGGAGGACGAGGCCGATGAGATCATCGAGCGGGCCATCGACCTCGGAATCAACTTCTTCGACACGGCTAACACCTACTCGAACGGCGAATCCGAGGAGATCCTCGGGAACGCCCTCGCGGGGTACGACCGGGACGAGCAGGTGGTCGCGACGAAGGTGCGGTTCCCCGCGATGGCGGACCCGCACCCGAACGCGACGGGCCTCTCACGGAAGACCATCGAGCAGGAGTTGGAGAACTCCCTCGAGCGGCTCGGCATGGAGACGGTCGACCTCTACCAGATCCACCGCTGGGACCCGGAGACGTCCATCGAGGAGACGCTGAAAGCCCTCGACGACGCCGTCCGTCGCGGCGACGTCCGCTATCTCGGCGCGTCGTCGATGTGGGCCCACCAGTTCGCCGACGCCCTCCACACCAGCGACGCGCTCGACCTCGAGTCGTTCGTCTCGATGCAGAACCACTACAACGTCGTCTACCGCGAGGAGGAGCGCGAGATGAACCCGCTCTGTGAGTCGGCCGGCGTCGGCCTGATCCCGTGGGGCCCGCTCGCGCAGGGCTACCTCGCGCGCCCCCACGAGGACATCCACGCGACGACGCGCGGCGACCCCGAGCAGAAGCACAACCCCAACCCCGACTACTCGAGTGCCGGCGGCGAGGAGATCAACGAGCGCGTCGAGGAGCTGGCGGCGGAGAAGGGCCTGACGATGGCGCAGGTCAGCCTCGCGTGGCTCCTCCACAAGGACACCGTGGACGCGCCCATCGTCGGGACGACGAGCGTCGAGCACCTCGAGCAGGCCGTCGAGGCCACCGACGTCGACCTCTCGGACTCCGAGATGGCGTACCTCGAAGAGCCCTACGAGCCCGTCCCGGTCTTCGGGCACTGA
- a CDS encoding mandelate racemase/muconate lactonizing enzyme family protein: protein MVDYEKLRDPNAEYTMRDLSAETMGVEKERGGTRDAEITDVQTTMVDGNYPWILVRVYTDAGVVGTGESYWGGGDAEIIERMKPFLVGENPLDIDRLYEHLVQKMSGEGSISGKVISAISGIEIALHDVAGKLLDVPAYQLVGGKYRDEVRIYCDLHTEDEANPQACAAEAERVVEDLGYDAIKFDLDVPSGHEKDRANRHLRNPEIDHKVEIVEATTEAVGDKADVAFDCHWSFTAGSAKRLARELEEYDVWWLEDPVPPENHDVQQKVTDFSSTPIAVGENVYRKFGQRTLLEPQAVDIVAPDLPRVGGMRETRKIADLAEMYYIPVAMHNVSSPIGTMASAQVAAAIPNSLAVEYHSYELGWWEDLVEEDDLIEEGRMEIPEEPGLGLTLNLDAVGDHMVAGETLFDEA from the coding sequence ATGGTCGACTACGAGAAGCTCCGCGACCCGAACGCGGAGTATACGATGCGGGACCTCTCAGCGGAGACGATGGGTGTCGAGAAGGAGCGTGGTGGCACGCGCGACGCCGAGATCACCGACGTACAGACGACGATGGTCGACGGGAACTACCCGTGGATCCTCGTTCGCGTCTACACCGACGCCGGCGTCGTCGGCACCGGTGAGTCATACTGGGGCGGCGGCGACGCCGAGATCATCGAGCGCATGAAGCCGTTCCTCGTCGGCGAGAACCCGCTCGACATCGATCGCCTCTACGAGCACCTCGTCCAGAAGATGAGCGGCGAGGGCTCCATCTCCGGCAAAGTCATCTCCGCCATCTCCGGGATCGAGATCGCGCTCCACGACGTCGCGGGCAAGCTCCTCGACGTCCCCGCCTACCAGCTCGTCGGCGGGAAGTACCGTGACGAGGTCCGTATCTACTGTGACCTCCACACGGAGGACGAGGCGAACCCGCAGGCCTGCGCCGCCGAGGCCGAACGCGTCGTCGAGGACCTCGGCTACGACGCTATCAAGTTCGACCTCGACGTCCCCTCCGGCCACGAGAAGGACCGCGCGAACCGCCACCTCCGCAACCCCGAGATCGACCACAAGGTCGAGATCGTGGAGGCAACCACGGAAGCCGTCGGCGACAAGGCGGACGTCGCCTTCGACTGCCACTGGTCGTTCACTGCGGGGAGCGCGAAGCGTCTCGCGCGCGAACTCGAGGAGTACGACGTCTGGTGGCTCGAAGACCCCGTCCCGCCGGAGAACCACGACGTCCAGCAGAAGGTGACGGACTTCTCCTCCACGCCGATCGCCGTCGGGGAGAACGTCTACCGGAAGTTCGGCCAGCGCACCCTCCTCGAACCGCAGGCCGTCGACATCGTCGCGCCCGACCTCCCGCGCGTCGGCGGGATGCGCGAGACCCGCAAGATCGCGGACCTCGCGGAGATGTACTACATCCCGGTCGCGATGCACAACGTCTCCTCGCCCATCGGCACGATGGCCTCCGCACAGGTCGCCGCCGCCATCCCGAACTCGCTCGCCGTCGAGTACCACTCCTACGAGCTCGGCTGGTGGGAGGACCTGGTCGAGGAGGACGACCTCATCGAGGAGGGCCGCATGGAGATCCCCGAGGAACCGGGTCTCGGCCTCACCCTCAACCTCGACGCCGTCGGGGACCACATGGTCGCCGGCGAGACCCTGTTCGACGAGGCGTAG
- a CDS encoding IclR family transcriptional regulator, with translation MLKEASNPVKSTVRTFEVLEGLKELNGARVTELATHLDLPKSNVHNYLSTLRQEEYVVKDGDEYRIGLRFFELGAYARNRMKIHNIARPEIDELAAETGELTNLLVEEHGRGSYLYRARGEQAVRVAAHVGTRVPLHSTGLGKAILAHLPEEYVEEIIAYHGLPRSTSETITEPNELYEELERTRERGYAIDNEERLRGLRCVAAPILSNEDRVLGAVSIAGPTNRLQGDLFEEELPERLLETVNVIELNVTYS, from the coding sequence ATGCTCAAGGAAGCGTCGAACCCAGTGAAGTCGACGGTACGGACGTTCGAGGTGTTGGAGGGCTTGAAGGAGTTGAACGGGGCGCGCGTGACGGAGCTCGCGACCCACCTCGACCTCCCGAAGAGCAACGTACACAACTACCTGAGTACGCTGCGACAGGAGGAGTACGTGGTGAAGGACGGGGACGAGTACCGCATCGGCCTACGGTTCTTCGAGCTCGGTGCGTACGCGCGCAATCGGATGAAGATCCACAACATCGCGCGCCCGGAGATCGACGAGCTCGCGGCGGAGACGGGCGAGCTGACGAACCTCCTCGTCGAGGAGCACGGACGCGGGTCCTACCTCTATCGCGCCCGTGGCGAGCAGGCGGTTCGCGTTGCCGCTCACGTCGGAACGCGCGTCCCCCTCCACAGCACCGGGCTCGGGAAGGCGATCCTCGCACATCTCCCCGAGGAGTACGTCGAGGAGATCATCGCCTATCACGGCCTCCCGAGGAGCACGTCGGAAACGATCACGGAACCGAATGAGCTCTACGAGGAACTCGAGCGCACGCGCGAGCGCGGCTACGCCATCGACAACGAGGAGCGTCTGCGTGGGCTGCGGTGTGTCGCCGCGCCCATCCTCAGCAACGAGGACCGCGTCCTCGGCGCGGTCAGCATCGCCGGCCCGACGAACCGACTGCAGGGTGACCTCTTCGAGGAAGAACTCCCCGAGCGCCTCCTCGAGACCGTCAACGTCATCGAGTTGAACGTCACGTACTCGTAA
- a CDS encoding Gfo/Idh/MocA family protein codes for MAHGVIQVGTGGQGENWCRTFLEPHVAAGRVEPVAAVDVDEDAHENAVDGLGLPPERCYTDVEGAFAAHPEADFCTVVVPPWIHEDVVDAALEHGLDILSEKPIADTLEASVRIAEKVERAGAKMGVTMSHRFDRDKTTLRREIRASRNGPLDYLVGRFTCDLREYGEWGAFRHDMDDPLLVDGAVHQLDFLADMAGETCETVYADTWKPEWAEYDGDCQALVQMRMRNGVRISWEGAKANAVGLNNWGQDYVRAECRDATLVLDDRELARHAHQEEPARWGRGDDDPEELALAEREHWSNTWLVGQFCEWLDGGEPMATNVRANLQSVALVAAAVESSETGEPVRVQERLREAEADVDLK; via the coding sequence ATGGCACACGGCGTGATACAGGTCGGCACGGGCGGGCAGGGCGAGAACTGGTGTCGGACGTTCCTCGAACCGCACGTCGCGGCCGGGCGCGTCGAGCCGGTCGCGGCGGTGGACGTCGACGAGGACGCCCACGAGAACGCGGTCGACGGCCTCGGGCTCCCGCCCGAGCGGTGCTACACGGACGTCGAGGGGGCGTTCGCCGCCCACCCCGAAGCGGACTTCTGCACGGTCGTGGTTCCGCCGTGGATCCACGAGGACGTCGTGGACGCTGCCCTCGAGCACGGCCTCGATATACTCTCCGAGAAACCCATCGCGGACACGCTGGAGGCCTCCGTCCGCATCGCCGAGAAGGTCGAGCGCGCGGGCGCGAAGATGGGCGTGACGATGAGCCACCGCTTCGATCGGGACAAGACGACGCTGCGCCGGGAGATCCGCGCGTCGCGAAACGGCCCGCTCGACTACCTGGTCGGGCGCTTCACCTGCGACCTCCGCGAGTACGGCGAGTGGGGGGCGTTCCGCCACGACATGGACGACCCGCTCCTCGTCGACGGCGCCGTCCACCAACTCGACTTCCTCGCGGACATGGCGGGTGAGACCTGCGAGACGGTCTACGCGGACACGTGGAAGCCCGAGTGGGCGGAGTACGACGGCGACTGTCAGGCGCTCGTCCAGATGCGCATGCGGAACGGCGTCCGTATCAGCTGGGAGGGCGCGAAGGCCAACGCGGTCGGCCTGAACAACTGGGGGCAGGACTACGTTCGGGCGGAGTGTCGGGACGCGACGCTGGTCCTCGACGACCGCGAGCTCGCCCGTCACGCCCACCAGGAGGAGCCGGCGCGCTGGGGGCGCGGCGACGACGACCCCGAGGAACTCGCGCTCGCGGAGCGCGAGCACTGGTCGAACACGTGGCTGGTCGGGCAGTTCTGTGAGTGGCTGGACGGCGGCGAGCCGATGGCGACGAACGTCCGGGCGAACCTCCAGTCGGTCGCGCTCGTCGCGGCCGCCGTCGAGTCGAGCGAGACCGGCGAGCCGGTTCGGGTCCAAGAGCGACTGCGTGAGGCGGAGGCCGACGTCGACCTCAAGTAA
- a CDS encoding SDR family oxidoreductase, whose product MSDSLEDAAALVTGASSGIGRATARELAVRGADVALSARRTERLEALRDDLLADHDVDVLVHAADVTDAEAVEALVADAVDTFGGLDVVVNNAGLGRDETTIEDLDLEAYRQMMAVNCDGMFYVARAAMPHLKESDGNLIFLGSMSGQYPRPASPVYAATKWWTRGLALSVQANVGTEGVGVTAVNPTEVRTEFGSEDGAAFSEQLDPDEAAAPEDVADAIAFAAEQEDPNVVQELDLFRRDKFADW is encoded by the coding sequence ATGAGCGATTCGCTCGAAGACGCGGCCGCGCTCGTCACGGGCGCGAGCTCCGGCATCGGACGCGCGACGGCGCGCGAACTCGCGGTACGCGGCGCGGACGTCGCGCTCAGTGCGCGACGGACGGAGCGCCTCGAAGCACTCCGGGACGACCTCCTCGCCGACCACGACGTCGACGTGCTCGTCCACGCGGCGGACGTCACGGACGCCGAGGCGGTCGAGGCCCTCGTCGCGGACGCCGTCGACACCTTCGGCGGCCTCGACGTCGTCGTGAACAACGCGGGTCTCGGCCGCGACGAGACGACCATCGAGGACCTCGACCTTGAGGCCTATCGGCAGATGATGGCGGTGAACTGCGACGGGATGTTCTACGTCGCGCGCGCCGCGATGCCCCACCTGAAGGAGAGCGACGGGAACCTCATCTTCCTCGGCAGCATGTCCGGGCAGTACCCGCGCCCGGCGAGCCCGGTCTACGCGGCGACGAAGTGGTGGACGCGCGGCCTCGCGTTGAGCGTGCAGGCGAACGTCGGCACCGAGGGCGTCGGCGTCACGGCGGTGAACCCGACGGAGGTCCGCACGGAGTTCGGGAGCGAGGACGGCGCGGCGTTCAGCGAGCAACTCGACCCCGACGAGGCCGCCGCGCCCGAGGACGTCGCGGACGCCATCGCGTTCGCCGCCGAGCAGGAGGACCCGAACGTCGTCCAGGAACTCGACCTCTTCCGGCGCGACAAGTTCGCGGACTGGTAG
- a CDS encoding DMT family transporter — protein sequence MLDRFRSDPGAFAPLVLLLAILAGGSAAILIRWSHAPTATQVFYRLLFTTAAVAPVALLRHRDALRAISGRDLLVSAVTGVILGGHFLVFFRSVDWTTVAAATTLTQLHAAIVPLGAYALLDERVSRRMLAGLTVAFAGVALLSTGGVFVSSLLGGPHPLLGNAFAVLAAIGFAAYTLAGRSVRQRLPLFPYVTVVYAMATLAVGAFAVGTGTPVFRPYPAREWLIFLGLAVGPGLLTHTGFNWSLEHVDASVGSAAMLGTPVVSTLLAAVLLDEVPSAVTLAGAGVALAGVYFVATGVPVDNA from the coding sequence ATGCTCGACCGATTCCGCTCTGACCCCGGCGCATTCGCGCCGCTCGTGCTCCTGCTCGCCATCCTCGCGGGCGGGAGTGCCGCCATCCTCATCCGATGGAGTCACGCCCCGACCGCGACCCAGGTCTTCTATCGCCTCCTCTTCACGACGGCGGCCGTCGCGCCCGTCGCCCTGCTCCGCCACCGCGACGCCCTCCGCGCGATCTCGGGGCGCGACCTGCTCGTGAGCGCCGTCACCGGCGTCATCCTCGGCGGCCACTTCCTCGTCTTCTTCCGCAGCGTCGACTGGACGACCGTCGCCGCCGCGACGACGCTCACGCAACTCCACGCCGCCATCGTCCCCCTCGGCGCGTACGCCCTCCTCGACGAGCGCGTCTCCCGTCGGATGCTCGCCGGCCTCACGGTCGCGTTCGCTGGCGTCGCGCTCCTCTCGACGGGCGGCGTCTTCGTCTCCTCGCTCCTCGGCGGCCCGCACCCGCTCCTCGGGAACGCGTTCGCGGTGCTCGCGGCCATCGGCTTCGCCGCCTACACGCTCGCCGGGCGCTCCGTCCGGCAGCGCCTCCCGCTCTTCCCGTACGTCACCGTCGTCTACGCGATGGCGACGCTCGCCGTCGGCGCCTTCGCCGTCGGAACGGGCACGCCGGTCTTCCGCCCGTATCCGGCCCGCGAGTGGCTCATCTTCCTCGGCCTCGCCGTCGGCCCCGGCCTCCTCACGCACACGGGATTCAACTGGTCGCTCGAGCACGTCGACGCGAGCGTCGGGAGCGCCGCGATGCTCGGCACGCCCGTCGTCAGCACGCTCCTCGCCGCCGTCCTCCTCGACGAGGTGCCGTCCGCCGTCACGCTCGCCGGCGCCGGCGTCGCGCTCGCCGGCGTCTACTTCGTCGCGACGGGCGTCCCAGTGGACAACGCCTAA
- a CDS encoding thiamine pyrophosphate-binding protein, whose protein sequence is MTGRTGADVVHDALRDAGVELLVGLPGTQTLALDRVVADRDEMTYVMARHETAIPHVAWGYYEATGRPAATLTVPGPGDTNAMHGLQNAHEDCVPILHVSADVAPEHRGKGPIHELDPGTFDAVVKENVTVERAVDLPSAVAAGIETALTEPYGPVRLGVPASLLAADVGDAPDAAVAPETRTYDNAAADAAARALLADAERPLVYAGGGARRSPGGPEAVRELADALDAPVLTSYKGKGVFPEDDPRCLGVTGSHTPAGAVAALDAADVVLALGTDFDGVTTDGWSLPMGDALVHVTLALSDVDAAYDADVAIVDDVAAAADRLLDGLDSGDTWDGERVGRDVRAEYERHLADADLLDPERAPALLRAVRNATPRDVPVTTDVGGFRLWSMQAFDAHTPETFVTAGSWAGMGVGLPAAIGAAVGRDEPVLCLTGDGGLMMCVHELHTLAEADLNVTVVVSNNADYGVISKSPAIRDAEEGAFAWDAADFATVAEGMGVRATSVDTVTAAADAVAAALARDGPDLVDVAVDPDEPSAAAASEYESDLDRA, encoded by the coding sequence ATGACGGGCCGAACTGGCGCCGACGTCGTCCACGACGCCCTCCGCGACGCGGGCGTCGAGTTGCTCGTCGGTCTCCCGGGGACGCAGACGCTCGCGCTCGACCGCGTCGTCGCCGACCGCGACGAGATGACGTACGTGATGGCGCGCCACGAGACGGCGATCCCGCACGTCGCGTGGGGGTACTACGAGGCGACCGGCCGGCCGGCGGCGACGCTCACCGTCCCCGGCCCGGGCGACACGAACGCGATGCACGGCCTGCAGAACGCCCACGAGGACTGCGTGCCGATACTCCACGTCTCCGCCGACGTCGCGCCCGAGCACCGGGGGAAGGGCCCCATCCACGAACTCGACCCCGGGACGTTCGACGCCGTCGTGAAGGAGAACGTCACCGTCGAGCGCGCCGTCGACCTCCCGAGCGCCGTCGCGGCGGGCATCGAGACGGCGCTCACCGAGCCCTACGGGCCCGTTCGGCTGGGCGTGCCGGCCTCGCTCCTCGCCGCCGACGTGGGCGACGCCCCCGACGCGGCGGTCGCCCCCGAGACGCGGACCTACGACAACGCGGCCGCCGACGCCGCCGCGCGCGCCCTCCTCGCGGACGCCGAGCGCCCCCTCGTCTACGCGGGCGGCGGCGCGCGGCGCTCTCCCGGTGGCCCCGAGGCCGTCCGCGAGCTCGCCGACGCGCTGGACGCACCCGTCCTCACCTCCTACAAGGGCAAGGGCGTCTTCCCCGAGGACGACCCGCGGTGTCTCGGCGTCACCGGCAGTCACACGCCCGCCGGGGCCGTCGCCGCGCTCGACGCCGCCGACGTCGTGCTCGCCCTCGGAACGGACTTCGACGGCGTCACCACCGACGGCTGGTCGCTCCCGATGGGCGACGCGCTCGTCCACGTCACGCTCGCGCTCTCGGACGTCGACGCCGCCTACGACGCGGACGTCGCCATCGTCGACGACGTCGCGGCCGCCGCCGACCGCCTGCTCGACGGCCTCGATTCGGGAGATACCTGGGACGGCGAGCGGGTCGGCCGCGACGTCCGCGCGGAGTACGAGCGCCACCTCGCCGACGCGGACCTCCTCGACCCGGAGCGCGCGCCCGCGCTCCTGCGCGCCGTCCGCAACGCCACCCCGCGCGACGTCCCGGTGACGACGGACGTCGGGGGCTTCCGCCTCTGGTCGATGCAGGCCTTCGACGCCCATACCCCCGAGACGTTCGTCACCGCCGGGTCGTGGGCGGGCATGGGCGTCGGCCTCCCCGCCGCCATCGGTGCGGCCGTCGGGCGCGACGAGCCCGTCCTCTGCCTCACCGGCGACGGTGGCCTCATGATGTGCGTTCACGAGCTTCACACGCTCGCCGAGGCGGACCTGAACGTCACCGTCGTCGTCTCGAACAACGCCGACTACGGCGTCATCTCGAAGTCCCCGGCGATACGCGACGCCGAGGAGGGCGCCTTCGCGTGGGACGCCGCCGACTTCGCCACGGTCGCCGAGGGGATGGGCGTGCGCGCCACCAGCGTCGACACCGTGACCGCGGCCGCGGACGCCGTCGCCGCCGCGCTCGCCCGCGACGGCCCCGACCTCGTGGACGTCGCCGTCGACCCGGACGAACCCTCGGCGGCGGCCGCGAGCGAGTACGAGAGCGACCTCGACCGCGCGTAA
- a CDS encoding D-2-hydroxyacid dehydrogenase — translation MSEHTVLVLREGTHGMPMSEYAAAIRERRPDDDVVLARTRDEERELIADADVVTGGGLGRDLLERADGLALFAAISAGYEHLPLDDITARGAVVTNASGVHVPNMAEQVLGNLLVFARRLDEGWRRQQVPRWEHYQAGELKDSTVTVVGLGAIGQGIVARLEPFGVETVGVRYSPEKGGPTDEVVGFDGPGFEAALARTDYLVLACPLTDTTEGLVDDAAFGTLPPDAVLVNVARGGVVETDALLRALRKNELRGAALDVTDPEPLPEDHPLWAFENVHVTPHMAGSTPEYYERCADILARNLERVDETGDYAGLENAVAEPE, via the coding sequence ATGAGCGAGCACACGGTCCTCGTCCTCCGCGAGGGGACGCACGGAATGCCGATGAGCGAGTACGCCGCCGCGATACGCGAGCGACGACCCGACGACGACGTCGTCCTCGCGCGAACACGCGACGAGGAGCGCGAGCTGATCGCGGACGCGGACGTCGTCACCGGCGGCGGCCTCGGTCGGGACCTCCTCGAGCGCGCCGACGGGCTCGCCCTCTTCGCGGCAATCTCCGCCGGCTACGAGCACCTCCCGCTCGACGACATCACCGCGCGCGGCGCCGTCGTCACGAACGCCTCCGGGGTGCACGTCCCGAACATGGCCGAGCAGGTGCTGGGGAACCTCCTCGTCTTCGCGCGCCGCCTCGACGAGGGATGGCGCCGCCAGCAGGTGCCGCGCTGGGAGCACTATCAAGCGGGCGAGCTGAAGGACTCGACCGTCACCGTCGTCGGCCTCGGCGCCATCGGGCAGGGCATCGTCGCGCGCCTCGAGCCGTTCGGCGTGGAGACGGTCGGCGTGCGCTACTCCCCGGAGAAGGGCGGCCCGACGGACGAGGTCGTCGGCTTCGACGGCCCCGGCTTCGAGGCGGCGCTCGCGCGCACCGACTACCTCGTGCTCGCGTGCCCGCTGACGGACACGACCGAGGGCCTCGTCGACGACGCGGCGTTCGGGACGCTCCCGCCGGACGCCGTCCTCGTGAACGTCGCGCGCGGCGGCGTCGTGGAGACCGACGCGCTCCTCCGCGCCCTGCGCAAGAACGAGCTCCGGGGCGCCGCGCTCGACGTCACCGACCCCGAACCCCTCCCGGAGGACCACCCGCTCTGGGCGTTCGAGAACGTCCACGTCACGCCGCACATGGCGGGGAGCACGCCCGAGTACTACGAGCGGTGTGCGGACATCCTCGCGCGGAACCTCGAACGCGTCGACGAGACCGGCGACTACGCGGGCCTCGAGAACGCCGTCGCCGAACCCGAGTAG
- a CDS encoding ribokinase, which yields MSIVVVGSYVAGLTMQVPRFPVAGETISASSFTAGAGGKGSNQAVAVSRLGVESAFVGRVGDDDYAADAEALWAREGVGAEHAERVSEATTGVAFILVDDDGENQIVVSGGANNRLGSSEVEAARDAIADADVLLTQLEIPVAAVEAALDVAGEVGTTAILNPAPGHGLPREVVAKADYLTPNESEARVVAGYGPDDDVSDETVARDLHAMGAGTVVLTQGANGAMALDDDGVTSVPAPDVTVVDPTGAGDAFNAGFAVGLHEGKPLREALAFGCRVGSLATTAEEVVPALPSREAVEEF from the coding sequence ATGTCCATCGTAGTCGTGGGGTCGTACGTGGCGGGATTGACGATGCAGGTGCCGCGCTTCCCGGTCGCGGGCGAGACGATTTCGGCGTCGTCGTTTACGGCAGGCGCGGGCGGGAAGGGGTCGAATCAGGCGGTCGCGGTGTCGCGGCTCGGCGTCGAATCGGCGTTCGTCGGGCGGGTGGGCGACGACGACTACGCGGCCGACGCCGAGGCGCTCTGGGCGCGCGAGGGCGTCGGGGCCGAGCACGCCGAGCGAGTCAGTGAGGCGACGACAGGCGTCGCGTTCATCCTCGTGGACGACGACGGCGAGAACCAGATCGTCGTCTCGGGCGGCGCGAACAACCGACTCGGGAGCTCGGAAGTCGAGGCCGCACGCGACGCCATCGCGGACGCGGACGTCCTGCTCACCCAACTGGAGATCCCGGTCGCGGCCGTCGAGGCGGCGCTCGACGTCGCGGGTGAGGTGGGGACGACGGCGATACTGAACCCGGCGCCCGGCCACGGGTTGCCGAGGGAGGTGGTGGCGAAGGCGGACTACCTCACGCCGAACGAGAGCGAGGCACGCGTCGTCGCGGGCTACGGGCCGGACGACGACGTCTCTGATGAGACGGTGGCGCGCGACCTCCACGCGATGGGCGCGGGCACGGTCGTGCTGACGCAGGGCGCGAACGGCGCGATGGCGCTCGACGACGACGGCGTCACCTCGGTGCCGGCGCCGGACGTGACCGTCGTCGACCCGACGGGCGCGGGCGACGCGTTCAACGCCGGGTTCGCGGTCGGCCTCCACGAGGGCAAACCGCTGCGGGAGGCGCTCGCGTTCGGCTGTCGCGTCGGATCGCTCGCCACCACCGCAGAGGAAGTCGTGCCCGCGCTGCCGTCGCGCGAGGCCGTCGAGGAGTTCTAG